Proteins co-encoded in one Cytophaga hutchinsonii ATCC 33406 genomic window:
- the rlmN gene encoding 23S rRNA (adenine(2503)-C(2))-methyltransferase RlmN, with amino-acid sequence MQTTSTEIKKKCIRSLSAEELKDFFVASGEKAFRSRQVYEWLWKRSARSFEQMTNLSKETRTLLENNFSINPVTISQKQVSTDGTIKFGFKLHDGYLVEGVLIPADDRMTACISSQVGCSLTCKFCATGYMDRKRNLEPYEIYDQVVLIKEAAEEHYQTPLTNIVLMGMGEPLLNYTNVLKGIDKVTSEEGLHIASKRITLSTAGIAKMITKLGDEKVKFRLALSLHAANDVKRNTIMPINETNNLNVLKESLLHFCKETGSSVTFEYIVFDGVNDTAQDAKELYAFAKNIPCKINIIEYNPIQEADFMNTSVDKLEQFKKVLTDKGIIVNIRRSRGKDIDAACGQLAIKEVK; translated from the coding sequence ATGCAAACTACATCTACAGAAATCAAAAAGAAATGTATCCGCAGCCTTAGTGCTGAGGAGCTTAAAGATTTTTTTGTTGCCTCAGGTGAAAAAGCATTCCGTTCCAGACAAGTCTACGAATGGCTTTGGAAACGTTCTGCCCGTTCTTTCGAACAGATGACTAACCTTTCGAAAGAAACACGCACATTATTAGAAAACAACTTTTCCATCAACCCGGTTACTATTTCTCAGAAACAGGTAAGTACTGATGGCACCATAAAATTCGGTTTTAAATTACACGACGGTTATCTGGTTGAAGGCGTTTTAATACCAGCCGACGACCGTATGACGGCCTGCATCTCTTCACAGGTAGGCTGTTCGCTTACGTGCAAGTTCTGCGCAACCGGTTACATGGACCGCAAGCGTAATCTTGAACCGTATGAAATTTACGATCAGGTAGTTTTAATCAAAGAAGCCGCTGAAGAGCATTACCAGACTCCGCTTACAAACATTGTATTGATGGGCATGGGTGAGCCTTTACTGAATTATACAAACGTTTTGAAAGGTATTGATAAAGTAACGTCTGAAGAGGGCTTACACATTGCATCAAAACGTATTACCCTTTCTACTGCAGGTATTGCAAAAATGATCACCAAACTTGGTGATGAAAAAGTGAAGTTCCGTTTGGCGTTATCGTTACATGCTGCCAATGATGTGAAGCGTAATACCATTATGCCGATCAATGAAACGAATAATTTAAATGTATTGAAAGAATCGTTGCTGCATTTCTGTAAAGAAACAGGGTCTTCGGTTACGTTTGAATACATCGTATTTGATGGTGTAAACGATACGGCTCAGGATGCGAAAGAATTATATGCTTTTGCAAAAAACATTCCCTGCAAGATCAATATCATTGAATACAATCCGATCCAGGAAGCTGATTTTATGAATACATCGGTAGATAAGCTGGAACAATTCAAAAAAGTGTTGACTGACAAAGGAATTATCGTTAATATTAGAAGAAGCCGCGGTAAAGACATTGATGCTGCCTGCGGACAATTGGCCATTAAAGAAGTAAAATAA
- a CDS encoding MFS transporter yields METHINPNKLFFASCIAIIATAMTFAIRAGLEKEYCHVFSLNHEQIGYVLGTAFWGFTLSIIFGGFLCDLLGMKRLLAIAFAGHVLGIILTILSDGFWSLFYSTLLIGIANGMIEAVCNPLVSTLYKNDKTTKLNRLHVWFPGGIVIGGLIVFFFKSWGIAKEYQLATILIPTFMYGILFFKEHFPATERVDSGISFKQMFQACLNPLFIVMLFCMLLTASTEFGTNQWISNFLGSLGVKDILLLVYINLLMAIGRTFAGGFVHTLSPIGMLIFSAVFSAIGLLMFGYVEGYWAFLPATIFAFGICFFWPTMLGFVSENLPKTGALGISLMGGAGMLSVSFVLPFMGKLYDSKTLAHMPAGHALEALHTINESHADNARLKTAQLIAGIETLQLVALLPVILTVVFTGIYLAKRKLRNNKS; encoded by the coding sequence ATGGAAACACACATCAATCCGAACAAATTATTTTTTGCCAGCTGCATTGCTATTATTGCAACAGCGATGACGTTTGCCATTCGTGCCGGACTGGAAAAGGAATATTGTCACGTATTTTCGCTCAACCATGAACAGATTGGTTATGTACTGGGTACTGCTTTCTGGGGATTTACGCTGTCAATCATTTTTGGCGGCTTTCTCTGTGATCTGTTAGGCATGAAGCGTTTACTTGCCATTGCATTTGCAGGACATGTGCTGGGTATTATATTGACCATCCTGTCAGATGGATTCTGGTCGCTGTTTTATTCAACCTTGCTCATAGGTATTGCAAATGGAATGATTGAAGCTGTTTGTAATCCATTGGTTTCGACCTTATATAAAAATGATAAAACAACAAAGCTAAACCGCCTGCATGTATGGTTTCCGGGCGGCATTGTGATCGGCGGATTGATCGTATTCTTTTTTAAATCCTGGGGAATTGCAAAAGAGTATCAGCTGGCAACGATTTTAATTCCTACGTTTATGTATGGGATATTATTTTTTAAGGAACATTTTCCCGCAACCGAACGGGTAGATTCAGGTATATCTTTCAAGCAAATGTTTCAGGCTTGTTTGAATCCGTTATTTATTGTAATGTTATTTTGTATGCTGTTAACAGCAAGTACAGAGTTTGGCACCAATCAATGGATCTCAAATTTTCTTGGCAGCTTAGGTGTGAAAGATATTTTGCTGCTCGTATATATAAATCTACTGATGGCTATTGGAAGAACCTTTGCAGGAGGTTTTGTACATACGCTTTCGCCGATTGGTATGCTGATCTTCTCGGCTGTTTTTTCAGCTATCGGATTATTGATGTTTGGCTATGTGGAGGGATATTGGGCATTTCTACCGGCAACTATTTTTGCATTTGGCATTTGTTTCTTCTGGCCAACCATGCTTGGTTTTGTTTCAGAAAATTTACCGAAAACAGGAGCACTTGGTATTTCATTGATGGGCGGTGCCGGCATGCTGTCTGTTTCATTTGTACTTCCGTTTATGGGGAAATTGTACGATAGTAAAACGTTAGCGCATATGCCCGCGGGACATGCGTTAGAAGCATTACATACAATAAATGAATCGCATGCGGATAATGCACGATTGAAAACAGCACAACTTATAGCGGGTATAGAGACCCTGCAATTGGTTGCCCTGCTGCCTGTAATATTAACGGTGGTATTTACAGGAATTTATCTCGCAAAGAGAAAATTGCGAAATAATAAATCATGA
- a CDS encoding Gfo/Idh/MocA family protein, with protein MSSKIRMGMIGGSLDAFIGSVHRMAAALDGTIELVCGAFSSNAARSIQTGEALHLPKERIYASYEEMIVQEAQLPADVRMQFVSIVTPNHLHAQPALLALKHGFHVLCEKPLAFSVAEAEQLGIQVKETGLLFGLTHTYTAYPMVKEARDLIAKGKLGTIRKIIVEYPQGWLSAPIESDGQKQAGWRTDPAQAGLSCCVGDIGTHAENIAEYITGLKITELSADVSSVVAGRKLDDDANILLRFDNGAKGVLIASQIANGEENELKIRVYGEHAGLEWLQSEPNTLIVKQNDQPTQLRRAGANHSYLSEHARLHCRIPAGHPEGYIEAMANIYRNFSKAVHSFEDQITHNPLLDYPTIEDGIRGMKFIETVIISGKENATWKQL; from the coding sequence ATGAGTTCGAAAATACGAATGGGAATGATCGGCGGAAGTCTTGACGCATTTATTGGATCCGTCCACAGAATGGCTGCTGCCCTGGATGGCACTATTGAACTTGTTTGCGGCGCATTCAGCAGCAATGCAGCGCGTTCAATACAAACCGGAGAAGCATTACATCTTCCGAAAGAACGGATCTATGCATCATATGAAGAAATGATTGTTCAGGAAGCACAGTTACCCGCCGATGTACGCATGCAATTTGTTTCTATTGTTACACCAAATCATTTGCATGCTCAGCCAGCCTTACTGGCTTTAAAACATGGTTTCCATGTGCTATGTGAAAAACCACTGGCATTCTCCGTTGCTGAGGCTGAGCAATTGGGTATACAGGTAAAAGAAACAGGTTTATTATTTGGTTTAACACATACATACACCGCTTATCCGATGGTGAAAGAAGCCAGAGATCTGATTGCAAAAGGAAAGCTGGGCACCATCAGAAAAATAATTGTTGAATATCCGCAAGGCTGGCTATCTGCGCCAATCGAAAGCGATGGACAAAAACAGGCCGGCTGGCGTACAGACCCGGCGCAGGCAGGCCTAAGCTGTTGCGTGGGAGATATCGGAACACATGCTGAAAATATTGCTGAATATATTACGGGTTTGAAAATTACGGAATTAAGTGCAGACGTTAGCAGCGTTGTGGCTGGAAGAAAACTGGATGATGACGCAAACATTTTACTGCGCTTTGATAATGGCGCTAAAGGTGTTTTAATTGCATCCCAGATAGCGAACGGTGAAGAGAATGAATTAAAGATCCGCGTGTATGGTGAACACGCGGGATTGGAATGGCTGCAATCCGAACCCAATACATTGATAGTAAAACAAAATGACCAGCCGACGCAGCTACGGAGAGCAGGTGCAAATCATTCCTACCTTTCTGAACATGCACGCCTGCACTGCCGTATACCGGCAGGTCATCCGGAAGGTTATATAGAAGCTATGGCAAACATATACAGAAATTTTTCCAAAGCTGTCCACTCTTTTGAAGATCAGATAACTCATAATCCATTACTGGATTATCCAACCATTGAAGACGGAATCAGAGGCATGAAGTTTATAGAAACCGTAATTATTTCAGGCAAAGAGAATGCAACATGGAAACAACTATAA
- a CDS encoding sugar phosphate isomerase/epimerase family protein, translating into MKTIKGPAIFLAQFMSDVAPFNNLKNICDWAASLGYKGVQIPSWDVRCIDLQKAAESKTYCDEIKAVVHAAGLEITELTSHLQGQLVASHAAYDAAFDVFAPAAIHNNPKARAEWATQQLMYAAKASQNLGLTAHATFSGALLWHTMYPWPQRKAGSVEEGFTELAKRWLPILNAFDQAGVDLCYEIHPGEDLHDGITFERFLKATDNHSRAHILYDPSHFVLQQLNYLDYIDIYHEHIKMFHVKDAEFNPSGRAGVYGGYQDWIDRPGRFRSLGDGQVNFKAIFSKLTQYDFPGWAVLEWECCLKHPEDGAREGAAFIKNHIIRVADKAFDDFAG; encoded by the coding sequence ATGAAAACAATTAAAGGTCCTGCCATTTTCTTAGCTCAGTTTATGAGCGACGTTGCACCATTCAACAATCTTAAAAATATTTGTGACTGGGCTGCAAGCCTTGGCTATAAAGGTGTACAGATCCCCAGCTGGGATGTCCGCTGTATTGATCTTCAAAAAGCGGCAGAGAGCAAAACGTATTGCGATGAAATCAAAGCGGTTGTTCATGCAGCAGGATTAGAGATCACAGAACTTACAAGTCATTTACAGGGACAGCTGGTAGCCTCTCATGCTGCTTATGACGCAGCGTTTGACGTCTTTGCTCCGGCAGCTATTCATAACAATCCGAAAGCACGTGCAGAATGGGCGACACAGCAGTTAATGTATGCTGCGAAAGCTTCACAGAATTTAGGATTAACTGCGCATGCAACGTTTTCAGGTGCATTGCTATGGCACACCATGTATCCGTGGCCACAGCGTAAAGCAGGAAGTGTTGAAGAGGGGTTTACAGAATTAGCAAAACGCTGGTTGCCTATTCTGAATGCTTTTGATCAGGCTGGTGTTGATCTATGTTATGAAATTCACCCGGGTGAGGATCTGCATGATGGTATTACCTTTGAACGCTTTCTGAAAGCAACGGATAATCATTCCCGTGCACATATTTTATACGATCCGAGTCATTTTGTTTTACAGCAATTGAATTATCTGGACTACATCGACATCTATCACGAACACATAAAAATGTTTCATGTGAAGGATGCGGAGTTTAATCCTTCTGGCCGTGCTGGTGTGTATGGCGGTTATCAGGATTGGATCGATCGTCCGGGAAGATTCCGATCCTTAGGCGACGGACAGGTAAATTTCAAAGCTATCTTTAGTAAACTTACACAATATGATTTTCCTGGCTGGGCTGTATTAGAATGGGAATGCTGCCTGAAACACCCGGAAGACGGAGCGAGAGAAGGTGCTGCGTTTATCAAGAATCATATCATTCGTGTTGCAGATAAAGCGTTTGATGATTTTGCAGGATGA
- a CDS encoding pirin family protein has protein sequence MEGTPIIQIKPLGFPWETLDPFIFCVHHRDDFPKGNDNMGPSVSLAGRTIGQDFSGKEGWNMYHGKTMPGFPYHPHRGFETVTVVKEGVIDHTDSLGAAGRFSGGDVQWMTAGKGVLHSEMFPLVHSDKGNPMELFQIWLNLPKRSKFVQPHFKMLWKENIPVLNEMDSNGNKTEVNVIAGNLKSFHGPEPTPDSWAAEQGNDVSILTIKLDAHATWTLPKTDAGVNRMLYFYKGSSMKIAATDISVYHSVQLKSDIDVILQAGVEDCYLLLLQGKPMNEPVVQYGPFVMNTEEEIREAFAEYQKTQFGGWPWPNHEQAHARESGRFALHADGREEKM, from the coding sequence ATGGAAGGAACACCCATCATTCAAATAAAACCTTTGGGTTTTCCCTGGGAAACATTAGATCCGTTTATTTTCTGTGTGCATCACAGAGATGATTTTCCGAAAGGCAATGACAACATGGGGCCCTCCGTTTCACTGGCAGGGCGAACCATCGGGCAGGATTTTTCCGGTAAAGAAGGCTGGAATATGTATCATGGAAAAACCATGCCGGGCTTTCCATATCACCCGCACCGGGGCTTTGAAACCGTTACAGTGGTTAAAGAAGGTGTGATTGATCATACAGATTCTTTGGGAGCGGCCGGCCGCTTTAGCGGTGGTGATGTACAATGGATGACTGCTGGAAAAGGAGTTTTGCATTCAGAAATGTTCCCGCTGGTACATTCAGATAAAGGTAACCCTATGGAGTTGTTTCAGATCTGGCTGAATCTTCCAAAGAGAAGCAAGTTTGTACAGCCGCATTTTAAAATGTTGTGGAAGGAAAATATTCCGGTATTAAATGAAATGGATAGTAACGGCAATAAAACAGAAGTGAACGTAATTGCCGGTAACCTGAAAAGCTTTCATGGACCTGAACCAACACCGGATTCCTGGGCAGCAGAACAAGGTAATGATGTTTCTATTCTTACAATTAAACTTGATGCGCATGCAACGTGGACATTACCAAAGACAGACGCTGGTGTAAACAGGATGCTGTATTTTTATAAAGGTAGTTCAATGAAGATTGCAGCAACTGATATTTCTGTTTATCATTCTGTACAATTAAAATCTGACATCGATGTTATTTTGCAAGCAGGTGTTGAAGATTGTTATTTGTTACTGCTTCAAGGTAAACCCATGAACGAGCCGGTAGTGCAATACGGACCGTTTGTCATGAATACGGAAGAAGAGATCAGAGAAGCATTTGCAGAATATCAGAAAACACAATTTGGTGGCTGGCCCTGGCCAAATCATGAGCAGGCACATGCGCGTGAGAGCGGGCGGTTTGCGCTGCATGCGGATGGAAGAGAAGAAAAGATGTAG
- a CDS encoding penicillin-binding protein 1A, whose translation MNTYTRYVTIIWTLFIGGLYTIFLWSVLIRFNYLGAFGEMPDLVKLENPKNELASEVYSSDGVLLGKYFRENRSPVTYAEISPNVINALITTEDIRFREHAGIDLKGVFAIFYYMVKGDQRGSSTITQQLAKNLFKTRGIKDKGLLGYIPGFNILIAKVKEWELAITLEKMYTKNEILALYLNTVDFGSNSFGIKVAAKTFFQTRQDSLTIPQAAMLIGLLKAPTSYSPILNPENSFKRRNTVLQLMYENGIIDQTQFNSYKKQPIKLNYEVENHTDGLAPYFRTMVSKYLQEWCKKNDKDLYGGGLKIYTTIDSRMQVHAEAAVAEHMKVLQRRFNKHWEGEKPWRYQNKTEIPNFIENIAKKTERYKALEDKYGKDHDSVMIAYKTPIPMTVFSWSGDIDTLMSPYDSIVYYKHFLHTGFMTMDPYSGFIKTWVGGINYKHFQYDHVQQSQRQPGSSFKPFVYATAIAKGVSPCTLVPDLPITFKYKEDGKEIVWTPRNADWVYSGDSLNLRQGMARSINTIAARVTKMVGVQPVIDMAHNLGIESELRPVPSVCLGSSDVNVFEMVGAYSTFLNKGVWTEPTFIERIEDNSGNVIYEAIPKRRDALTEEVAAVMVHMLKGGTEEGGGTSQALFQYDIFKGNEMGGKTGTSSNYSDGWFMGISTKLVGGVWVGGEDRSIHFRTSATGEGSKTALPIFGLFMEKVYADNSLDIKMGRFKMPAKLSININCPRRASRVVVDSLAISEEEDQLPEAEIKE comes from the coding sequence ATGAATACATATACACGGTACGTTACCATAATCTGGACACTATTTATAGGCGGTTTATACACCATATTTTTATGGTCTGTTTTAATACGCTTTAATTATTTAGGTGCGTTTGGCGAAATGCCGGATCTTGTAAAATTAGAAAATCCTAAAAATGAACTGGCATCAGAAGTATACTCTTCCGATGGTGTATTGCTTGGTAAGTATTTCAGAGAAAACAGAAGCCCGGTTACGTACGCAGAAATTTCTCCGAATGTAATCAATGCATTAATTACTACGGAGGATATTCGTTTCAGAGAGCACGCAGGCATTGACTTAAAAGGTGTGTTCGCAATTTTTTACTATATGGTAAAAGGTGATCAGCGCGGGTCCAGTACAATTACGCAGCAACTTGCCAAGAATTTATTTAAGACTCGAGGCATAAAGGACAAAGGGTTACTGGGATACATTCCTGGTTTTAATATTTTAATTGCTAAAGTAAAAGAATGGGAACTTGCTATTACATTAGAGAAGATGTATACCAAAAATGAAATTCTTGCGCTTTACTTAAACACGGTTGATTTCGGGAGTAATTCATTTGGAATAAAAGTAGCAGCTAAAACGTTTTTTCAAACAAGACAGGATAGCTTAACCATTCCGCAAGCCGCGATGCTTATTGGATTGCTGAAGGCCCCAACATCATATAGCCCGATTTTAAATCCTGAAAATTCATTTAAAAGAAGAAACACGGTATTGCAATTGATGTATGAAAATGGAATCATTGATCAAACGCAATTCAATTCGTATAAAAAGCAGCCGATCAAATTGAATTACGAAGTGGAAAATCACACCGATGGTCTTGCACCTTATTTCAGAACAATGGTTAGTAAATACCTGCAGGAGTGGTGTAAGAAAAACGATAAAGATTTATATGGCGGCGGTTTAAAAATATATACAACGATTGATTCACGTATGCAGGTGCATGCGGAAGCAGCCGTTGCAGAGCATATGAAAGTACTGCAACGAAGGTTCAACAAGCATTGGGAAGGTGAAAAACCATGGCGTTATCAGAACAAAACGGAGATCCCGAATTTTATTGAAAACATCGCAAAGAAAACAGAACGTTATAAAGCGCTTGAAGATAAATATGGAAAAGATCATGATTCTGTCATGATTGCCTATAAGACACCAATCCCGATGACTGTGTTTAGCTGGAGCGGAGATATTGACACGTTAATGAGCCCATATGATTCGATTGTATATTACAAACATTTTTTACATACGGGTTTTATGACGATGGATCCATATTCCGGTTTTATTAAAACCTGGGTCGGAGGCATTAACTACAAGCATTTCCAATATGACCATGTGCAGCAAAGTCAGCGCCAGCCCGGGTCTTCGTTCAAACCATTTGTATATGCAACGGCTATAGCAAAGGGGGTTTCACCTTGTACACTGGTGCCGGATTTACCTATTACATTTAAATATAAAGAAGACGGAAAAGAAATTGTGTGGACACCACGCAATGCTGACTGGGTGTACTCGGGAGATTCTTTAAACTTACGTCAGGGGATGGCGCGGTCTATCAATACGATTGCAGCGCGTGTAACAAAGATGGTTGGTGTACAGCCAGTTATTGATATGGCGCACAACCTCGGCATTGAAAGTGAATTGCGTCCGGTTCCTTCGGTATGTTTAGGATCAAGTGATGTAAACGTTTTTGAAATGGTAGGTGCGTACAGTACGTTTTTAAATAAAGGTGTATGGACAGAGCCAACGTTTATTGAACGTATTGAAGATAATAGCGGTAATGTTATTTATGAGGCAATTCCTAAACGCAGAGATGCATTAACAGAAGAGGTTGCGGCTGTCATGGTGCATATGCTTAAAGGTGGCACAGAAGAGGGCGGAGGTACGTCTCAGGCATTGTTCCAATATGATATATTCAAAGGCAATGAAATGGGCGGTAAGACTGGTACATCTTCCAATTATTCAGATGGATGGTTCATGGGAATATCTACGAAACTTGTAGGCGGTGTATGGGTAGGGGGAGAAGACCGCAGCATACATTTCAGAACTTCTGCTACCGGAGAAGGGTCTAAGACAGCCTTGCCCATCTTCGGCTTATTTATGGAAAAAGTATACGCAGATAATTCGCTGGATATTAAAATGGGCAGATTTAAAATGCCGGCGAAATTAAGTATCAATATTAATTGTCCGAGAAGAGCTTCACGTGTTGTTGTCGATAGTCTTGCGATTTCTGAAGAAGAAGATCAATTGCCGGAAGCAGAAATCAAAGAGTAG
- a CDS encoding FtsB family cell division protein, translated as MKIFEWTKTLPPFFRNFFFLFSVVFIIWMIFFDSNDIISQYKMRKQLSDLENEREYYEQKIIEVKAEEEALMQDKVKLEKFAREHYLMKKPTEDIYILVEEE; from the coding sequence ATGAAAATATTCGAATGGACAAAAACGCTACCTCCTTTCTTTAGGAATTTTTTCTTCCTATTCTCTGTAGTTTTTATCATCTGGATGATTTTTTTTGATTCAAATGATATAATAAGTCAATACAAAATGAGAAAACAGCTCAGCGATCTTGAAAATGAGCGTGAATACTACGAACAAAAAATTATTGAAGTTAAAGCGGAAGAAGAAGCTTTAATGCAGGATAAAGTAAAGCTTGAAAAATTTGCACGGGAGCATTACTTAATGAAAAAACCAACCGAAGACATCTACATTCTCGTAGAGGAAGAATAA
- the eno gene encoding phosphopyruvate hydratase → MSLIEEIVARQIFDSRGNPTIEVDVITENGLIGRAAVPSGASTGKHEAVELRDNDKSIYMGKSVLKAVANVNDIIAPELIGSHVFEQNLIDRLMIDLDGTANKGKLGANAILGVSLALAKAAAQEAGLPLYRYVGGVSANTLPVPMMNIINGGSHADNSIDFQEFMIMPTGAKSFTEAMRMGSEIFHNLAKVLKSKGMSTNVGDEGGFAPNIASNEDALITVIQAIEAAGYRPGEDVMIAFDAASSEFYDSETKLYHFKKSTGDKLTSSQMASYWADLVKRYPIVSIEDGMDEDDWSGWAELTKLVGDKVQLVGDDLFVTNVSRLQQGIDQGIANSILVKVNQIGSLTETISAVNLAKRNSYTSVMSHRSGETEDNTIADLAVALNCGQIKTGSCSRSDRMAKYNQLLRIEEELGEAAYFPGKNMRK, encoded by the coding sequence ATGAGCTTAATAGAAGAAATCGTTGCACGTCAGATTTTTGACTCAAGAGGAAATCCTACTATCGAAGTAGATGTAATTACAGAAAATGGTTTAATCGGTAGAGCAGCAGTTCCATCTGGTGCATCAACTGGTAAGCACGAGGCGGTTGAATTGAGAGATAATGACAAATCAATATACATGGGCAAAAGCGTTTTAAAAGCGGTTGCAAACGTAAATGATATCATTGCTCCTGAATTGATCGGTTCTCACGTATTCGAGCAAAATTTGATCGATCGTTTAATGATTGATTTAGATGGTACTGCTAATAAAGGTAAATTAGGTGCTAACGCAATCTTAGGTGTTTCTTTAGCATTAGCTAAAGCTGCTGCTCAGGAAGCTGGTTTACCATTGTACAGATATGTAGGTGGTGTTAGTGCTAACACATTGCCTGTACCAATGATGAACATCATCAACGGTGGTTCTCACGCAGATAACTCAATCGATTTCCAGGAGTTTATGATTATGCCTACTGGTGCAAAATCATTCACTGAGGCTATGCGCATGGGGTCTGAGATTTTCCATAATCTTGCAAAAGTATTGAAATCAAAAGGCATGTCTACAAACGTAGGTGATGAAGGTGGTTTCGCTCCAAACATTGCTTCTAACGAAGATGCATTGATCACTGTTATTCAGGCTATCGAAGCAGCTGGTTACAGACCGGGTGAAGATGTTATGATTGCATTTGATGCTGCTTCTTCTGAATTTTATGATTCTGAAACAAAGTTATACCACTTCAAAAAATCAACCGGTGATAAATTAACGTCTTCTCAAATGGCTTCTTACTGGGCTGATTTGGTTAAGCGTTATCCAATCGTATCTATCGAAGATGGTATGGATGAAGATGACTGGTCTGGTTGGGCTGAATTGACTAAACTGGTTGGCGATAAAGTACAATTAGTAGGTGATGATTTGTTTGTTACAAACGTAAGCCGTTTACAGCAAGGTATCGACCAGGGAATTGCTAACTCTATTCTTGTTAAAGTAAACCAAATCGGTTCATTAACGGAAACAATCTCTGCTGTTAACTTAGCGAAGAGAAATTCATATACTTCAGTTATGTCTCACCGTTCAGGTGAAACAGAAGACAATACAATCGCTGACTTGGCAGTTGCATTGAATTGTGGTCAAATCAAAACGGGTTCTTGTTCCCGTTCTGATCGTATGGCGAAATACAACCAATTGTTACGTATTGAAGAAGAATTGGGTGAAGCTGCATACTTCCCTGGTAAGAACATGCGTAAGTAA
- the carA gene encoding glutamine-hydrolyzing carbamoyl-phosphate synthase small subunit: MKLHEQKEAYLMLEDGTWYKGIAVGKIGTTSGEICFNTGMTGYQEIYTDPSYYGQIIVNTTSHIGNYGVKEDEQESAGVKFSGLVCRNFSEMFSRKDGDGSLQAYFEKNNIVGISDVDTRELVRYIRSKGTMNAVISSEILDVEKLKEEVKKVPSMKGLELSSRVSTKESYFLGNPDAKYKVAVLDLGVKTNILKNLTDRDCYLKVFPAKTTYAEMKQWSPNGYFISNGPGDPAVTSYAIDTVKNILSENRPMFGICLGHQILAEANGIPTYKMPNGHRGLNHPVKNLISGLSEVTSQNHGFAVDANAVPKDSNVEITHINLNDNTVEGIRLKDKNAFSVQYHPESSPGPHDSRYLFDQFVSNLN, translated from the coding sequence ATGAAACTCCACGAACAAAAAGAAGCATATTTAATGCTTGAAGATGGTACCTGGTACAAAGGTATTGCAGTTGGTAAAATCGGGACTACATCAGGCGAGATTTGTTTCAATACAGGGATGACAGGGTATCAGGAAATTTATACCGATCCGTCGTATTATGGGCAAATCATTGTAAACACTACAAGCCATATTGGAAATTATGGTGTTAAAGAAGACGAACAGGAATCTGCCGGTGTTAAATTCAGCGGATTGGTTTGCAGAAATTTTTCAGAAATGTTTTCACGGAAGGACGGCGATGGATCACTTCAGGCTTACTTCGAGAAAAATAATATTGTAGGTATCAGCGATGTTGATACACGTGAACTGGTTCGTTATATCCGTTCTAAAGGAACAATGAATGCAGTGATTTCTTCTGAAATTTTAGATGTGGAAAAACTGAAAGAAGAAGTTAAAAAGGTTCCTTCTATGAAAGGCCTTGAACTTTCAAGCAGAGTTTCTACTAAAGAAAGTTATTTCTTAGGAAATCCGGATGCTAAATACAAAGTGGCTGTATTGGATCTTGGTGTTAAAACCAACATTTTAAAAAACCTTACAGACAGAGATTGTTACTTAAAAGTATTCCCGGCTAAGACAACCTATGCTGAAATGAAGCAATGGTCACCAAATGGTTATTTTATTTCTAATGGGCCTGGTGACCCAGCTGTAACAAGCTATGCAATTGATACGGTAAAAAATATTTTATCTGAAAACAGACCGATGTTTGGAATTTGCCTGGGGCATCAGATCTTAGCGGAAGCAAATGGTATTCCGACATATAAAATGCCAAATGGCCACAGAGGTTTGAATCATCCGGTAAAAAACTTAATTTCGGGTTTGTCTGAAGTGACTTCTCAAAATCACGGATTTGCAGTGGATGCAAATGCAGTGCCTAAGGACAGCAATGTTGAGATCACACACATAAACTTAAATGATAATACAGTAGAAGGTATTCGGTTGAAAGATAAGAATGCATTCTCTGTACAGTATCACCCTGAGTCTTCTCCGGGGCCACATGATTCCAGATACTTATTTGATCAATTTGTATCAAACTTAAACTAG